A DNA window from Arachis hypogaea cultivar Tifrunner chromosome 18, arahy.Tifrunner.gnm2.J5K5, whole genome shotgun sequence contains the following coding sequences:
- the LOC112771920 gene encoding psbP domain-containing protein 2, chloroplastic-like isoform X1, with amino-acid sequence MALKTCFTLLHHSQHSPSRTFFSIPSFNSASCILHNEPHNNHILHFSTFFTKRKLHLPPLLTTFLSCNLSNTSAAFLMAQELDLELHRYTDSKEGYTLLIPSSWTKGDGATALFQDASMGSNNIGVVVNPVRLANLGDFGIPEFVADKHLQAERLKESTKEAELIAASERSGDGGLQIYEFEYIIDSTRRGKKRILTSKKLYLLNIVHSDKPESPLEPHKQIILDQVLHSFNAAA; translated from the exons ATGGCTTTGAAAACTTGCTTCACTCTTCTCCACCATTCACAACACTCTCCTTCCAGAACCTTCTTCTCAATCCCCTCTTTCAATTCTGCTTCCTGCATTCTTCACAATGAACCTCACAACAACCACATCCTGCATTTCTCAACATTTTTTACTAAGAGGAAGCTccatcttcctcctcttctcaCAACTTTTCTTTCGTGCAATTTATCAAACACTAGTGCTGCATTCTTGATGGCTCAAGAGTTGGACTTGGAGCTTCACAGATACACTGATTCCAAGGAAGGTTACACTCTTCTTATACCCTCTTCTTGGACTAAG GGGGATGGGGCAACTGCTTTGTTTCAAGATGCAAGTATGGGGAGCAACAACATTGGGGTTGTCGTGAACCCAGTTCGTCTTGCAAATCTTGGAGACTTCGGGATCCCCGAGTTTGTAGCTGATAAGCATTTACAAGCAGAAAGGCTTAAG GAAAGTACAAAGGAAGCTGAATTAATTGCAGCTTCAGAAAGATCAGGGGATGGAGGTTTGCAAATTTATGAATTTGAATACATCATTGATAGTACTCGTAGAGGAAAGAAGAGGATATTGACCTCAAAGAAACTCTATCTTCTTAACATTGTTCATTCTGATAAACCAGAGAGTCCTCTTGAGCCACATAAACAAATTATTTTAGATCAAGTTCTCCATTCCTTTAATGCAGCAGCTTAA
- the LOC112771958 gene encoding psbP domain-containing protein 2, chloroplastic-like: protein MAFITCSTLLHNSQQHSSSRTFFSIPSFNSVTCILSNEPHNNHILHLSTFFTKRKLHLTLLLTTFLSSNLSNTSGSFLMAQELDLELHRYTDSKEGFTLLIPSSWTKVDKAGATALFQDASMGSNNIGVVMNPVRLANLGDFRSPEFVADKHLQAERCKEIKKEEEEEGEEEEKKKNE from the exons ATGGCTTTTATAACTTGCTCGACGCTTCTCCACAATTCACAACAACACTCTTCTTCTAGAACCTTCTTCTCAATCCCCTCTTTCAATTCTGTTACCTGCATTCTTTCCAATGAACCTCACAACAACCACATCCTGCATTTATCAACATTTTTTACTAAGAGGAAGCTCCATCTTACTCTTCTTCTCACAACTTTTCTTTCGAGCAATTTATCAAACACTAGTGGTTCATTCTTGATGGCTCAAGAGTTGGACTTGGAGCTTCACAGATACACTGATTCGAAGGAAGGTTTCACTCTTCTTATACCCTCTTCTTGGACTAAG GTTGATAAAGCTGGGGCAACTGCTTTGTTTCAAGATGCAAGTATGGGGAGCAACAACATTGGGGTTGTCATGAACCCGGTTCGTCTTGCAAACCTTGGAGACTTCAGGAGCCCCGAGTTTGTAGCTGATAAGCATTTACAAGCAGAAAGGTGTAAG GaaatcaagaaagaagaagaagaagaaggagaagaagaagagaagaagaagaacgagtgA
- the LOC112771920 gene encoding psbP domain-containing protein 2, chloroplastic-like isoform X2, whose product MALKTCFTLLHHSQHSPSRTFFSIPSFNSASCILHNEPHNNHILHFSTFFTKRKLHLPPLLTTFLSCNLSNTSAAFLMAQELDLELHRYTDSKEGYTLLIPSSWTKGDGATALFQDASMGSNNIGVVVNPVRLANLGDFGIPEFVADKHLQAERLKESTKEAELIAASERSGDGEIVPYSEVFNGWRRICLKEEEHVNGCTYLIALFRLYISSSS is encoded by the exons ATGGCTTTGAAAACTTGCTTCACTCTTCTCCACCATTCACAACACTCTCCTTCCAGAACCTTCTTCTCAATCCCCTCTTTCAATTCTGCTTCCTGCATTCTTCACAATGAACCTCACAACAACCACATCCTGCATTTCTCAACATTTTTTACTAAGAGGAAGCTccatcttcctcctcttctcaCAACTTTTCTTTCGTGCAATTTATCAAACACTAGTGCTGCATTCTTGATGGCTCAAGAGTTGGACTTGGAGCTTCACAGATACACTGATTCCAAGGAAGGTTACACTCTTCTTATACCCTCTTCTTGGACTAAG GGGGATGGGGCAACTGCTTTGTTTCAAGATGCAAGTATGGGGAGCAACAACATTGGGGTTGTCGTGAACCCAGTTCGTCTTGCAAATCTTGGAGACTTCGGGATCCCCGAGTTTGTAGCTGATAAGCATTTACAAGCAGAAAGGCTTAAG GAAAGTACAAAGGAAGCTGAATTAATTGCAGCTTCAGAAAGATCAGGGGATGGAG AAATTGTGCCCTATTCCGAAGTTTTTAATGGATGGAGGAGGATTTGCTTAAAGGAGGAAGAACATGTAAATGGTTGCACATATCTAATTGCCCTATTTAGGTTGTACATATCTAGTTCGAGTTAA